AATTTCGATCTGCAGGTGCCGCTGCTGGCTCTTGCGTCGGCGCTGGACGGCGATGTGGTGGCGATCGACGCGCGCCTCCCGGATGGCCGTCCGCTGCCGGACTGGCTGCACTTCGACGGCGGCACCGGCAAGCTCGCCGGATTGCCGCCGGCCGACATCGAGACCGGCAGCATCTCGCCCGACGACGGGACCGGCGCTCCGACCAAACCCGGCACGGGCGGTCCTGCGTTCAAGCTGGGCGACACCAAGCTGACGGTCGAGATCGTCGGATGGAGCTCGAAGGGCGACATGTCGATCCTGACCGTCACCATCGATCTCGCTCCGGGCAAGAACGGCACCGGCCTCGATCAGCCGCAGCGCCATGGCTGGCTCGGTCCGCGTGATGCCGGGCATCGCGTCGGCGGCCTCGAATCCGCACGACCGCATCTGGCGGCCGGTGCTCTTGATGGCGCAGCGGGCGCGCGAGCCGTGCCGGCCGGACGTGCCGGCCTGACGGCGCAGCTCAACGGCGCCGGCTGGCGCGCGATGCATGCCGACCGCATGGCGCTGCTGCAGAGCGTCAGCGATTCCGCCAGGCGGTGGCGGTGATCGCCAGGGAACGACCCGGGCCGGCCGCATGAGGCGGCCGCCTGACGCGATCCGGCGCGGCTGGGACTGACAGGATTCGGAGCAGAATCCTGAACCATCACGTGAGCCCTTTATCGATGAAACACGTCGCCGCGCCGAATCTCGAAGCACAATTGTTCGGCCTGAGCACTCTGGTGCAACTGGTCAAACGGGCGCGACATGCAGCCACGGTGCAGGAGCTCGGCTTTGTCATGGTCAATGAGACCCATGGCCTGGTGCCGTACCGCCAGGCCGTGCTGTGGCAGCGCGACGGCAACGGCCGCGGCAAGATTGCCGCGCTCTCCGGCATTCCCTCCGTCGAGCGCAACGCACCGTTCACGCTCTGGCTGAACCGGGTGATGTCCCACCTCGACCGGAACGAGCCGCCCGAGATCCGGCTCGTCGATGCGTCCAGTCTTCCCGGCGCAACCGGCGAGGAATGGTCGGAATGGCTGCCGGCCCATGGTCTGTGGGTGCCGCTTGCGACATCGAGCGGCCGCATTGGTGCGCTTCTCCTTGCCCGCGAGCAGCCATGGAACGAGACCGAGCGCCCGCTGATCCAGGAAATCGCCGACGGCTATGCGCATGCCTGGACAGGATTCCGCAGCCGCCGCCGGCTGTCTCTGGCCGCGCGCGTGCCCGGCGCGCACACGGCCATCAAGATCGCAGCAGCGCTGGTCTTGCTTGCGCTGTTGTGGGTGCCGGTGACCCTGACCGCGCTGGCGCCGGCTGAAGTGGTGCCGTTCCATCCGGCGCTGGTGCGCGCGCCCGTCGACGGCGTCGTGGATCATTTCGCCGTGCAGCCCAATGCCGAAGTGAAGGAAGGGCAGGTGGTGCTGGAGCTCGATCCGCGCACCATCCAGAACAAGCTTGACGTCGCCAACAAGGCACTGGCGGTCGCCGAAGCGGAATATCGTCAGGCCGCGCAGCAGGCCGTGTTCGACGACAAGAGCCGGACTCAGCTTGCCGTGCTCAGGGGGCGTATGGAGGAGCGGCGCGCCGACGTGACCTATGCCCAGTCGCTGCTGGGACGCATCCACGTCACCGCCAGCCGCGGCGGCATTGCCTTGTTCAACGATCCCAACGACTGGATCGGCAAGCCGGTCACAACGGGCGAGAAGCTGCTGGAGATCGCAGATCCCAACCAGGCCGAGCTGGAGATCTGGTTGCCGGTTGCCGACGCGATCAATTTCGAACCGGGGACGAAGGTCGAGTTCTTCCTGAACGTGTCGCCTGACGCGCCGCTCCAGGCGACGCTGCGTCAGGCGAGCTACGAGGCGACGTTGTCGAGCAGCAACGTGCTCGGCTACCGGCTCAAGGCGACCCTGACCCAGTCCGAGCATCTGCCGCGTATCGGCTTACGCGGCACGGCGAAGGTCTACGGCGATCGCGTGACGCTGTTCTATTTCCTGGCGCGCCGTCCGCTGGCGGCCGTCAGGCAGTTCCTCGGTCTTTGACATGGCGAACCCCTCCACGGCACGGCTGCTGCCGCTTCGCGAGGAGATCGCGATCTGTCCGGGGCCGACGGCGCTCGACGGCTCGCCGACCTGGACCCTGCATGATCCCGCCTGCAACCGCTTCTACCGTCTCGGCTGGCCGGAATTCGAAATGCTGTCGCGATGGCAGGCGGGTTCGATCGATGCGATCACTGCGCAAGTCAACGCCGAGACCACGCTGGCCGTGGATGCCGAGGAGGTGAGCGATCTCGCGCAGTTTCTCGTCGGCAGCAATCTGGTGCGATCGGCCGGCCCGCAGGCGACCGCGGCCCTGGTCCGCAAGGCGGAGCAGATGCGGGAGAGTATTGGGCACTGGCTCCTGCACAACTATTTGTTCGTGCGAATCCCGTTGCTGCGGCCGGACCGTTTCCTCAGTGCGACCTATCCCTATGTCCACTGGGTGCACAGCCGCGCATTCGCGCT
This genomic interval from Bradyrhizobium guangzhouense contains the following:
- a CDS encoding efflux RND transporter periplasmic adaptor subunit; its protein translation is MKHVAAPNLEAQLFGLSTLVQLVKRARHAATVQELGFVMVNETHGLVPYRQAVLWQRDGNGRGKIAALSGIPSVERNAPFTLWLNRVMSHLDRNEPPEIRLVDASSLPGATGEEWSEWLPAHGLWVPLATSSGRIGALLLAREQPWNETERPLIQEIADGYAHAWTGFRSRRRLSLAARVPGAHTAIKIAAALVLLALLWVPVTLTALAPAEVVPFHPALVRAPVDGVVDHFAVQPNAEVKEGQVVLELDPRTIQNKLDVANKALAVAEAEYRQAAQQAVFDDKSRTQLAVLRGRMEERRADVTYAQSLLGRIHVTASRGGIALFNDPNDWIGKPVTTGEKLLEIADPNQAELEIWLPVADAINFEPGTKVEFFLNVSPDAPLQATLRQASYEATLSSSNVLGYRLKATLTQSEHLPRIGLRGTAKVYGDRVTLFYFLARRPLAAVRQFLGL